From a region of the Schistocerca nitens isolate TAMUIC-IGC-003100 chromosome 8, iqSchNite1.1, whole genome shotgun sequence genome:
- the LOC126198506 gene encoding uncharacterized protein LOC126198506, with translation MFPLLLLVLPLLAEGASSDSVGCVLQDASTELFYITTEEKPWYQQYQYKVPGLFDLGCVTYVQSPGETMIEMNLTGNFSRVPFFPLNCVASATGNGNRIDKVYEGVWKSLLSGPYNIVYSHEDFIMDRYCFLGYEVAQIFTTVKEPSDKLMEMIWEIVSNHSEVDRSKFQKVVC, from the exons ATGTTTCCGCTGCTACTCCTGGTGCTGCCCTTGCTGGCGGAGGGTGCTTCCTCTGACAGTGTGGGCTGTGTACTGCAAGATGCCTCCACGGAGTTATTCTACATCACTACC GAGGAGAAGCCCTGGTACCAGCAATACCAGTACAAGGTACCCGGCCTGTTTGACCTGGGCTGTGTTACTTACGTCCAGTCGCCTGGGGAGACCATGATCGAGATGAACCTTACCGGGAACTTCAGCAGGGTGCCTTT CTTTCCCCTTAACTGCGTTGCGTCAGCCACAGGAAATGGAAACAGGATAGACAAGGTCTACGAAGGCGTAT GGAAATCTCTACTGAGCGGACCGTATAACATAGTGTACTCACATGAGGATTTCATCATGGACCGCTACTGCTTTCTGGGATACG AAGTGGCTCAAATCTTCACAACTGTCAAGGAACCCAGCGACAAGTTGATGGAGATGATATGGGAAATTGTCAGTAATCACAGTGAAGTGGACAGATCTAAGTTTCAAAAAGTGGTCTGTTA